The following nucleotide sequence is from Candidatus Coatesbacteria bacterium.
GGACAATTGGAGATGAACTCGGCGAAGTCATAGTCGCCATGGGAAAGGCTGCACAAGCGAAGCACCGTTTCCATGCAGGCATGGAAGCAAGTGGACAGGCGGTTCCGGTTCCTGACCCGCGGTTTGAGACGGCCGGATTCTACAAGGCAAGCGGTTTGAAGATACTAAAAAGACGCCGATGGTTATCCCCCGGTTGGCTCAGCGCTTTACGGAGTGCCGCCCGACCTGGAAACCTATCGCAGCCGTGGGCATCGGCGTTAGGACATCCGGACTTATGACGCCAAGTGCACGACCTGTATCTGGGGCTGTCAAATGCCGATGGGGATGATCATCGATCACTGGAATCCCTCCGAGGGAGGCTTTCGATGGCCCCATTACACAAAACCGGCGCGGGAGGGAACTAACGCAAGGCCCCGGCACGCGTTCTTGCCCGCAGACCTCCCGCCGAAGGGAGGTCTGCGGAACGCAAGAACCGTGACGGGGCCGGGCGGGGGCAGTGGAGGTTCGTCGCAAGACGAAACCCCCGGACCGGGGGAGGGCGGAGCGGGGCGGCGAGCCAGTCGAATACCCCAATGCCTTAACATAGACTATTGACCCCGTAGGGTCGGGTCATCAGACCCGACCGCGTTTTCGTTAACGGGCGGGACTAAAGTCCCGCCCCTACATTACACGCTTTCGCGGCGGGTCGCTTCAGGTGATTCAGCAGCCGGGACCGCCCAACAGGGAACAACAATTGAATAACGGGGTCTCCCTGGGGAGACCCCGTTGGTGTTGCCGTACGCTCGCGGAACCCCTAGCTCATCCGGGTGCCGCGGGGGACGTAGTGGGTGTGCAGGTACTTATGGCTCTTGTGACCGCAGGGTCCGTCGGTGAAGTATTCCTTGTAGAGCTTCTGGACGACGGGGTTGTCGTGGCTCTTGCGGTACTCCATGACGTGGTCCTCGGCATAGATGGTCTGGGCCCGTTTCTCGCGGATTGCCGGTGAGGTGGGGATGGGCTGACCACCGCCGCCCAGGCAGCCGCCGGGGCAGGCCATGATCTCGACGAAGTGATAACCGTCGAGTTCGCCGCGGTCGAGCATCTCGATGACCTTGCGGGCGTTGGCGGTGCCGTGAGCCACCAGCACCTTGAGGGTCGCGCCTTCGAGGAAGGCCCAGTCGCCCTTGGCGCCCTCGATGGGCAACTCGGCCAAGCGGATACCCTCCATACCGCGAACCGGGGTGATGTCCAGCTCATCGAAGGGAACCTCGTTGCCGGTGACGATCTCGTAGGCGGTACGGATGGCCGCCTCCATCACACCGCCGGTGGCGCCGAAGATGATGCCCGCGCCGGAGCCGAGACCGACGGGATCGTCGAAGTCGCTCTTGGGCACGTTGGGGAGGTCGATACCGGCCTCCTTGATCATCTTGGCCAACTCGCGGGTGGTCAGGGCGTAGTCGACGTCCTGGAAGCCGGAGTCGGTCATTTCGGGCCGCTGGGACTCGTACTTCTTGGCGGTGCAGGGCATCAGCGAGACGCTGACGATGTCCTTGGGGTCGATGCCCGCCTGCTCGGCGTAGTAGGTCTTGATGATCGCGCCGAACATCTGCTGGGGGCTCTTGCAGCTCGAGATGTGGGCCAGCTTGTCCGGGGCGTTGTGTTCGACGAACTTGATCCAGCCCGGGGAGCAACTGGTGAACTGCGGCAGGGCGACCTCTTCCTTGTCGACGAGGGCCTTCTTGAGGCGCAGCAGCAGCTCGGTGCCTTCCTCCATGATCGTCAGGTCGGCGGTCATGTTGGTGTCGAAGACCTTGTCGAAACCGCAGCGCTTGAGGGCGGTGTTGAGCCGCTTGGTGACGCTGACGCCGGGTCCGAGGTCGAAGGCCTCGCCCATGGCGGCGCGGGGCGCCGGGGCGGTCTGGATGACGACGTGCTTGGTCGGGTCGTCGATGGCGGCCCAGACGTCGTCGGTGTAGTCCTTCTCGGTCAGCGCGCCGGTGGGGCAGCGGTTGATGCACTGGCCGCAGGCGACGCAGAGGGTGTCGATCAGCGGCTTCTCGGCGTAGCTCTCGATGTGGACGAGTTCGCCGCGGTCGACCTTGACCAGGGCGCCGATGTCCTGCAGCTCGCCGCAGGTGCGCACACAGCGGAAGCAGCCGATACACTTGTTCATGTCGCGCACGATCGGACCGTCGGCCTGGAGTTCGAAGGGCCCGAAGTCGGGGCGCGGATAGTTGAAGGTGTCGATGCCGTAGTCGGCGGCCAGCTCCTGCAGCTCGCAGGAACCGTTGCGCTTGCAGGTGTAGCAGTCGCCCCAGTGATGCCCCAGCAGCAGGTCCAGGGTGTGGCGGCGGGAGCGGCGGATGCGCGGCGAGCTCGTCGTCACGTTGATCGGCCGCTCGATGGGGAAGGCGCAGGCGATCTGCAGGGTGCTGAAGCCCTCGACCTCGACGACGCAGATCCGGCAGGAGCCGGAAACGCTCAGGTCGTCGTGGTAGCAGAGGGTGGGGATGTGGATGCCGAGTTCACGGGCGGCCTGGAGGATGGTCGTACCGACCTCGACCTCGGTCTCCCGCCCGTCGATGGTGAGCTTGACCATCTCGGCGGCCCCGGTCTTGGCGGCCTCTTTGGTGGCGCTAGGTTCGGCCATTGTCAAATGCTCCTTTCGGGGAGAAAAGGTGGTCTCTGAACCGGCTAACCTTCGAGCCGGCCGAGGAGGTCGTCACGGTAGTTCTCGACGACGGCCTGGAAGACGTTGGGGGCGGTCTGGCCCAGGCCGCACTTGCAGGCGTCGTACATCGAGTCACCCAGGTTCATCAGGCGGTTGAGGTATTGCGTCGGGCAGACGCCGTCGCGCAGCATCTCAAGCCCTTCGAGCAGGCGGCTGCAGCCGTAGCGGCAGGGCACGCACTGCCCGCAGCTCTCGTCGACGAAGAACTCCATCACGTTGATGGCCGTTTCGAGGATGTCGCGCTGGGGGCCGACGATCTTGACGGCGCCACCGGAGGGGGTGTCGGAGCAGCAGATGCGCCGCTCGGCGAACTGGTCCC
It contains:
- a CDS encoding 2Fe-2S iron-sulfur cluster binding domain-containing protein — protein: MAEPSATKEAAKTGAAEMVKLTIDGRETEVEVGTTILQAARELGIHIPTLCYHDDLSVSGSCRICVVEVEGFSTLQIACAFPIERPINVTTSSPRIRRSRRHTLDLLLGHHWGDCYTCKRNGSCELQELAADYGIDTFNYPRPDFGPFELQADGPIVRDMNKCIGCFRCVRTCGELQDIGALVKVDRGELVHIESYAEKPLIDTLCVACGQCINRCPTGALTEKDYTDDVWAAIDDPTKHVVIQTAPAPRAAMGEAFDLGPGVSVTKRLNTALKRCGFDKVFDTNMTADLTIMEEGTELLLRLKKALVDKEEVALPQFTSCSPGWIKFVEHNAPDKLAHISSCKSPQQMFGAIIKTYYAEQAGIDPKDIVSVSLMPCTAKKYESQRPEMTDSGFQDVDYALTTRELAKMIKEAGIDLPNVPKSDFDDPVGLGSGAGIIFGATGGVMEAAIRTAYEIVTGNEVPFDELDITPVRGMEGIRLAELPIEGAKGDWAFLEGATLKVLVAHGTANARKVIEMLDRGELDGYHFVEIMACPGGCLGGGGQPIPTSPAIREKRAQTIYAEDHVMEYRKSHDNPVVQKLYKEYFTDGPCGHKSHKYLHTHYVPRGTRMS